A stretch of the uncultured Trichococcus sp. genome encodes the following:
- a CDS encoding UDP-N-acetylmuramoyl-L-alanyl-D-glutamate--2,6-diaminopimelate ligase has protein sequence MKATDLIDVLKMKKVIGSLDPDLNIGKISQDSRDIQSGDLFICIDGMQVDGHNYVAKAIANGAGLIVAHKDIQKVATTVPVVYVPDTGKAMSLLANRFYGYPSEAMKVIGVTGTNGKTTVTYLVEAILKAMGKKTGLMGTIEMHIGDEVHKTKNTTPDSITMQKSLQLMIEKETEYFTLELSSIALEMGRAWGLDLDVAIMTNLTHEHMEFHHTMEAYAEAKKLLFSQLGNGRKNGRTKVAVLNADDETIHSYRIATAAEVISYSVKDETADFFAADITYSRTQTRFDLVVNGERYPVVTNLVGLYNVSNALAALAAVYAVGIPLADATKAVTSLAGVTGRLEIVPGATDIGVYVDFAHSPDAMEKVLSVVREFTQGKIISVFGGAGEREHEKRPIMARIGTELSDYVVLTTDDTGKEPQEQIIAMMIAGIEKDNYEYIENRKEAIQHAIAIADPGDTVILLGRGHEAEYNDRGKMIRLLDSEVASEAIALRNKRFVD, from the coding sequence GTGAAAGCTACAGATTTAATCGACGTACTCAAAATGAAAAAAGTTATCGGGAGCTTGGATCCCGATTTAAATATTGGAAAAATTAGTCAGGATTCCCGCGATATCCAATCGGGGGATCTGTTTATCTGCATCGATGGAATGCAAGTGGATGGCCACAACTATGTAGCGAAGGCGATCGCCAATGGTGCGGGCCTGATTGTTGCCCATAAGGATATCCAAAAAGTGGCAACGACTGTCCCGGTGGTGTATGTTCCCGATACGGGTAAAGCGATGAGTCTGCTCGCAAATCGCTTTTATGGCTATCCGAGTGAGGCGATGAAAGTCATCGGCGTCACTGGGACAAACGGAAAGACGACGGTAACGTACCTGGTGGAAGCCATCCTTAAGGCGATGGGCAAAAAAACCGGATTGATGGGCACCATCGAAATGCATATCGGCGACGAAGTGCACAAAACGAAAAATACGACGCCTGACAGCATCACGATGCAAAAATCCCTGCAGCTGATGATTGAGAAGGAAACGGAATATTTCACTCTGGAGCTGTCTTCGATCGCTTTGGAGATGGGCAGGGCATGGGGGCTTGATCTCGATGTCGCCATCATGACGAATCTAACGCATGAGCATATGGAGTTCCATCACACGATGGAAGCCTATGCCGAAGCGAAAAAGCTGCTTTTCTCCCAACTGGGGAATGGGCGCAAAAACGGACGGACGAAAGTAGCAGTACTGAATGCGGATGATGAAACAATCCACAGTTACCGTATCGCTACGGCGGCGGAAGTCATTTCCTACAGCGTGAAAGATGAAACGGCAGATTTCTTCGCAGCGGACATCACATACAGCCGCACGCAGACTCGTTTCGATCTGGTCGTAAATGGGGAACGCTATCCGGTTGTGACGAATCTGGTGGGGCTTTATAATGTCTCCAATGCGTTGGCGGCGCTGGCAGCTGTCTATGCTGTGGGCATTCCGTTGGCGGATGCAACAAAAGCGGTGACGTCACTGGCTGGTGTCACCGGCAGACTGGAGATCGTTCCCGGCGCGACCGATATCGGCGTCTATGTCGATTTTGCCCATTCACCCGATGCAATGGAAAAAGTATTGAGTGTGGTGCGCGAGTTCACTCAAGGGAAAATCATTTCCGTTTTCGGCGGTGCCGGGGAACGGGAGCATGAAAAACGCCCGATCATGGCCCGTATCGGTACGGAGCTTTCCGATTATGTGGTCCTGACGACGGATGACACCGGGAAAGAACCGCAAGAACAGATCATCGCGATGATGATCGCCGGTATCGAAAAGGATAACTATGAATACATCGAAAACCGCAAGGAAGCCATCCAACATGCCATCGCCATTGCTGATCCGGGAGATACGGTCATTCTTTTGGGGCGTGGACATGAGGCTGAATATAACGACAGAGGCAAAATGATCCGCCTGTTGGACAGTGAAGTGGCATCTGAAGCGATTGCATTGCGTAACAAGCGGTTTGTTGACTAA
- a CDS encoding YigZ family protein, which translates to MLTTYHTIAESGVSEIIIKGSRFICSLKRVQSEDEAKAFIQAVKKEHWKATHNCSAYLIGDQNEIQRAHDDGEPSGTAGVPMLEVLKKNDLRYVAAVVTRYFGGTKLGAGGLIRAYSRSVSTALKDIGIVVRSLQTKVGCIVSYSASGKLENYLAQSPYTLIEAQYTDQVCFLCGIPTEDINHFQSTVTDVMNGRVAFEIGEEDYVESPVSIAHDEADEEEIE; encoded by the coding sequence ATGCTGACAACCTATCACACTATCGCAGAAAGCGGCGTTTCCGAAATCATCATCAAGGGTTCCCGCTTCATCTGCAGCCTCAAACGTGTCCAATCCGAGGACGAGGCCAAAGCATTCATCCAAGCCGTCAAAAAAGAGCATTGGAAAGCGACGCATAACTGTTCCGCGTACCTGATCGGCGATCAGAACGAAATCCAACGCGCCCATGACGACGGCGAGCCTTCCGGAACAGCCGGTGTCCCGATGCTGGAAGTGCTCAAGAAAAATGATTTACGTTACGTCGCTGCCGTCGTCACCCGTTACTTCGGCGGGACAAAATTGGGGGCAGGCGGATTGATCCGTGCCTATAGCCGATCGGTATCGACTGCACTGAAGGACATTGGCATCGTTGTCCGCAGCCTCCAGACTAAAGTCGGCTGCATCGTTTCCTATTCCGCATCCGGAAAATTGGAGAATTATTTGGCCCAATCGCCATACACGCTGATTGAGGCCCAATACACCGATCAGGTTTGTTTCTTGTGCGGCATCCCCACGGAAGACATCAACCATTTCCAGAGCACCGTTACGGATGTCATGAATGGCCGTGTCGCCTTTGAAATCGGTGAGGAGGATTACGTGGAGAGTCCGGTTTCCATCGCTCATGATGAAGCTGATGAAGAGGAAATCGAATAG
- a CDS encoding MraY family glycosyltransferase: protein MSFFIHFMLLFGATILASMLFTYLFRAVARRFRWTDKPSEAKVHANEMPTMGGVAIFVAYWGAFFIGVPLSNRSGFAGIMFLSSLIILLTGIIDDTYDLRPWQKMIGILTAANILYFFTGIKIDSLTLDYFGTIEFHEAGYLVMMLWIVVITNAVNLMDGLDGLATGTSIISLSTMGFVSYFFTDYMDVATVVMIFLLVASLLGFLPFNFYPASIFLGDTGSLFVGFMIAVLSLYGLKHATFVSLLIPVAILGVPLTDTIAAVLRRTLHKRSISAKDKSHLHHRLLRLGFTHRQTVLVIYALAIIFSLTAILFPISSFWGTIVLGVGLIFGVVLFIASFNLLDSNRSKLRKSLYRLLREKNQKNK, encoded by the coding sequence GTGAGTTTCTTTATACATTTTATGCTTCTTTTCGGTGCGACGATCCTGGCGAGTATGCTGTTCACCTATCTTTTTCGTGCGGTAGCGAGACGGTTCCGTTGGACGGATAAGCCATCCGAAGCGAAAGTGCATGCAAATGAGATGCCGACGATGGGAGGCGTAGCCATATTCGTGGCTTATTGGGGCGCCTTTTTCATTGGGGTTCCTTTGAGTAACCGTTCTGGGTTTGCAGGCATCATGTTTTTGAGCTCGTTGATCATCCTCTTGACGGGTATCATCGATGACACTTATGATTTGAGGCCCTGGCAGAAAATGATCGGTATCCTTACCGCGGCGAATATTCTCTATTTCTTTACGGGCATTAAAATAGACAGTCTGACGCTGGATTATTTTGGAACGATCGAATTCCATGAAGCGGGTTACTTGGTGATGATGCTGTGGATTGTGGTCATCACGAATGCGGTGAATCTGATGGACGGTCTGGACGGTTTGGCGACGGGGACCTCGATCATCTCCCTCTCGACGATGGGCTTCGTCAGCTACTTCTTCACCGATTATATGGATGTGGCTACTGTCGTCATGATATTCCTTTTGGTTGCGAGTTTGTTGGGGTTTTTGCCTTTCAACTTCTATCCTGCTTCCATTTTCTTGGGGGATACAGGATCATTATTCGTAGGCTTTATGATTGCAGTGCTGTCCTTGTATGGCCTGAAACATGCCACATTCGTATCATTGCTGATACCGGTGGCCATTCTAGGGGTTCCCTTGACGGACACGATTGCAGCCGTCCTTCGTCGGACTTTGCACAAGCGTTCCATCAGTGCGAAGGATAAAAGCCACCTGCACCATCGGTTGCTGCGGTTAGGATTTACTCACCGTCAGACCGTTTTGGTAATCTATGCATTGGCGATCATCTTTTCCTTGACTGCCATCCTGTTCCCGATTTCTTCTTTCTGGGGAACTATCGTTTTGGGAGTCGGTCTGATTTTCGGCGTGGTGCTCTTCATCGCCTCTTTCAATTTGTTGGACAGTAACCGCTCCAAATTGCGCAAAAGCTTGTATCGCCTTCTGAGGGAAAAGAACCAAAAAAACAAATGA
- a CDS encoding LTA synthase family protein → MKISKRLKMMKEKQKLQCKSRGNILLLHCFSLLATVFVVHLFLQWTQNDLDAGLVVNFVFAWHTEKFLISTGVLVTLGLWIWALVGNIRWANALLVLSGGILGMATYEKMLQRNEPVYPSDLKMLTEATFLLEMLNGRTLAALSLVFLLFLAFVLYSLRQAKSKKTVKLGWKSRVLILITTSMALGYAGQFQQEGNLLKKAYDRTAYWIPYSQQMNYYNTGFVAGFLYNLSAAPMELPRDYSQEKIDELKATYQQLADEINTNRTVALPETNVIYIMNESFADPLELVGLDLQTDPIPFTRALMDTSYSGELLSQGYGGGTANIEFEALTGFSMEPFAANITTPYTQFLSSQDDFPSVVSRLREAGFRTTAIHPYNTTMYKRLENYETLGFDSFLYEDTMTNRGKLDTNPYISDAAAYAEITAILKASEEKDFIHLVTMQNHTPYQDKYTVIPSAEETGIASQSVRNYLQDLQYSDQALAELLAALQQWDEPTIVVFWGDHWPSVFGEELYALNTVQNMHETPMFIYSNTEEVKKDLGITSPIYFFPEVLELSNSRVTAFEALLMALQEQVPAFEKALYVDGAAGEYVSSREGLSEQAKSLLADYDLIQYDTTTGNRYAEANGFFRMDD, encoded by the coding sequence GTGAAAATAAGCAAACGACTTAAAATGATGAAAGAAAAGCAAAAGCTGCAGTGCAAAAGCAGGGGGAATATCCTGCTCTTGCACTGCTTCAGCTTGTTGGCGACCGTATTCGTTGTCCATCTCTTTCTGCAATGGACTCAAAATGATTTGGATGCCGGACTGGTCGTGAATTTTGTATTTGCTTGGCATACCGAGAAGTTCTTGATCAGTACGGGCGTATTGGTGACGCTGGGTCTATGGATTTGGGCGCTGGTAGGGAACATACGCTGGGCGAACGCCTTGCTGGTGCTGTCGGGAGGAATCCTCGGGATGGCGACCTATGAGAAGATGCTGCAGCGCAACGAGCCCGTTTATCCGAGCGACTTGAAGATGCTGACGGAGGCCACCTTCCTTTTGGAGATGCTGAACGGACGGACGTTGGCGGCATTGAGCCTGGTGTTCCTGCTGTTTCTGGCATTTGTGCTTTATTCCTTGCGTCAGGCCAAGTCCAAGAAAACCGTAAAATTGGGATGGAAATCGCGCGTGCTGATTCTGATAACAACAAGCATGGCGCTCGGCTATGCCGGCCAGTTCCAGCAGGAAGGCAACCTGCTGAAGAAAGCCTATGACCGGACGGCTTATTGGATTCCGTACAGCCAACAAATGAATTACTACAACACCGGTTTTGTGGCCGGCTTCCTCTACAATCTTTCGGCCGCACCGATGGAGCTGCCGAGGGACTATTCGCAGGAAAAAATCGATGAGTTGAAAGCAACCTATCAGCAACTTGCTGACGAAATCAATACAAATAGAACGGTAGCTTTGCCTGAAACGAATGTCATCTATATCATGAATGAAAGTTTTGCGGACCCACTTGAGTTGGTGGGCTTGGATCTGCAAACTGATCCCATTCCGTTCACAAGAGCTTTGATGGACACGAGCTACAGCGGAGAGTTGTTGTCCCAAGGCTATGGCGGCGGAACCGCCAATATCGAATTTGAGGCTTTGACGGGCTTTTCGATGGAGCCATTCGCCGCGAACATCACCACGCCGTATACGCAATTCCTGTCCTCACAGGACGATTTTCCTTCTGTTGTGTCCCGTCTGCGAGAAGCCGGCTTCCGTACCACAGCCATCCATCCCTACAATACGACCATGTATAAGCGGTTGGAGAACTATGAGACTTTGGGATTCGATTCTTTCCTCTACGAGGACACGATGACGAATAGGGGAAAGTTGGATACCAATCCGTATATTTCGGATGCAGCCGCGTACGCTGAAATAACGGCTATTCTGAAAGCCAGCGAGGAAAAAGATTTTATCCATTTGGTGACGATGCAGAACCATACCCCGTACCAAGACAAATATACAGTCATCCCTTCTGCTGAGGAAACAGGCATAGCCAGCCAGTCGGTCCGGAACTATCTGCAGGATCTTCAGTACAGCGATCAAGCATTGGCGGAACTTTTGGCCGCTCTCCAGCAGTGGGACGAACCGACCATCGTCGTATTCTGGGGGGATCATTGGCCCAGTGTTTTCGGGGAGGAACTTTATGCGCTGAATACGGTCCAAAATATGCATGAAACGCCTATGTTCATCTACAGCAACACAGAAGAAGTCAAAAAAGATTTGGGGATCACCAGCCCCATCTATTTCTTTCCGGAAGTGCTGGAACTGAGCAACAGCCGCGTCACAGCTTTTGAAGCCCTGTTGATGGCGTTGCAGGAACAGGTGCCTGCTTTCGAAAAGGCGCTGTATGTGGATGGTGCTGCCGGTGAATATGTTTCGAGCCGAGAAGGACTGTCCGAGCAGGCGAAAAGCCTGTTGGCGGATTATGATCTGATCCAGTACGATACGACCACCGGAAACCGGTACGCGGAAGCAAACGGGTTCTTCCGAATGGACGATTGA
- the nadE gene encoding ammonia-dependent NAD(+) synthetase encodes MRPLQKEIIAALRVKPVIDPKEEIRISIDFMKDYLAAHPFLKSFVLGISGGQDSTLTGRLAQLAIQEMRDETGDNSYQFIAVRLPYGIQFDEHDAQAALDFISPDQKLVVNIKEMADAALNALEEAGLTITDFNKGNIKARQRMIVQFAIAGDSSGAVLGTDHAAESVTGFFTKFGDGAADLLPIWRLNKRQGRQLLQELGAPENLYEKVPTADLEENRPALPDEVALGVTYEMIDAYLEGKEIPEKDAEVIEGWYTKTEHKRHLPITVYDSFWKEA; translated from the coding sequence ATGCGTCCATTACAAAAAGAAATTATTGCCGCATTAAGAGTGAAACCGGTAATCGATCCAAAAGAGGAAATCCGCATCAGCATCGATTTCATGAAAGATTATTTGGCGGCACACCCATTTTTGAAGTCTTTCGTTTTAGGCATCAGCGGAGGCCAAGACTCCACTTTGACGGGGCGATTAGCCCAGTTGGCGATCCAGGAAATGCGCGACGAGACTGGTGACAACAGTTACCAGTTCATTGCTGTGCGCCTTCCGTACGGTATTCAATTTGACGAACATGATGCCCAAGCTGCACTTGACTTCATCTCTCCGGATCAGAAATTGGTCGTCAACATCAAAGAAATGGCTGATGCTGCGCTCAATGCGCTTGAAGAAGCCGGCCTTACCATCACCGACTTCAATAAAGGCAACATCAAAGCACGTCAGCGTATGATTGTTCAGTTCGCGATAGCGGGCGACAGCAGCGGGGCTGTTCTAGGGACTGACCATGCGGCAGAATCGGTGACCGGTTTCTTCACAAAATTTGGAGACGGCGCAGCCGACTTATTGCCGATTTGGCGTTTGAATAAACGTCAAGGCCGCCAACTATTACAGGAATTGGGTGCGCCGGAAAATCTCTATGAAAAAGTACCGACAGCGGACTTGGAAGAAAATCGTCCCGCTTTGCCTGACGAGGTAGCTTTGGGCGTGACATACGAGATGATCGATGCGTATCTGGAAGGAAAGGAAATACCGGAAAAGGACGCTGAAGTCATCGAAGGCTGGTACACGAAGACAGAACATAAACGTCATTTGCCGATAACAGTCTACGATAGTTTTTGGAAAGAAGCCTAA
- a CDS encoding nicotinate phosphoribosyltransferase — MSFDYNDDSLALHTDLYQINMMKTYWDEGITEKHAIFELYFRKYPFNNGYAVYAGLERFVSYLQNLRFTDTDIAYLREHVGYEEGFLEYLKNFRFSGTIRSALEGDLVFANEPIVQVEGPLAECQLIETALLNIVNFQTLIATKAARLRYVCNDEPLMEFGSRRAQEMDAAIWGTRAAYIAGFNATSNVRAAKMFGIPASGTHAHSMVQVYRNDYDAFMAYAHSHKDCVFLVDTYDTLKSGVPNAIKVAKEMGDKINFLGVRLDSGDMAYISKKVRQQLDEAGFTDAKIYASNDLDELTILNLKMQGAKIDVWGVGTKLITAYDQPALGAVYKLVSIADENGQMVDTMKISSNAEKVSTPGKKQVWRITRKRDGKSEGDYIALWEEQPDQESELYMFHPVFTYINKTITDFEARPILQDIIVEGKLVYELPSLQEVKAFSEAQMSGLWDEYKRILNPEDYPVDLSQKTYDHKMATIKTIKKQIKEEAALLESTK, encoded by the coding sequence ATGAGTTTTGATTATAACGATGATAGTTTAGCTTTGCATACTGATTTGTACCAAATTAACATGATGAAGACTTATTGGGATGAAGGCATTACCGAAAAACATGCAATTTTTGAACTGTACTTCCGGAAATATCCTTTCAATAATGGCTATGCAGTCTATGCGGGGCTTGAACGCTTCGTATCCTACCTTCAGAACCTGCGCTTTACGGACACCGACATCGCCTATTTGCGTGAACATGTCGGTTACGAGGAAGGTTTTTTGGAGTATCTGAAAAATTTCCGCTTCTCGGGCACGATCCGTTCCGCCTTGGAGGGTGATCTTGTATTCGCGAATGAACCGATCGTCCAGGTGGAAGGTCCATTAGCGGAATGCCAATTGATCGAAACAGCTTTATTGAATATCGTAAATTTCCAGACGCTGATAGCGACAAAAGCCGCCCGACTGCGCTATGTCTGTAACGATGAGCCATTGATGGAGTTTGGTTCCAGAAGAGCGCAAGAAATGGATGCCGCCATTTGGGGCACCCGTGCAGCCTATATCGCCGGCTTCAATGCAACGAGCAATGTCCGGGCTGCTAAAATGTTCGGTATTCCCGCCTCAGGTACCCATGCGCATTCGATGGTGCAGGTCTACCGCAATGATTATGATGCCTTCATGGCTTATGCGCATTCCCACAAGGATTGTGTCTTCCTTGTGGATACCTACGATACGTTGAAATCAGGCGTGCCAAATGCCATCAAAGTGGCGAAGGAAATGGGCGATAAGATCAATTTCCTCGGCGTGCGCCTAGACAGCGGAGACATGGCCTACATTTCAAAAAAAGTCCGCCAACAATTGGATGAGGCAGGCTTTACCGATGCAAAAATATACGCATCGAACGACCTGGATGAACTGACAATCTTGAACCTGAAGATGCAAGGCGCAAAAATAGATGTCTGGGGTGTCGGCACCAAACTGATCACCGCTTATGACCAACCTGCGCTTGGAGCGGTCTATAAATTAGTCTCGATCGCGGATGAGAACGGCCAAATGGTGGATACGATGAAAATATCCAGCAATGCCGAAAAAGTCTCCACACCGGGCAAGAAACAAGTATGGCGGATCACCCGCAAGCGCGACGGTAAGTCGGAAGGAGACTACATTGCGCTTTGGGAAGAACAACCTGATCAAGAATCGGAACTGTATATGTTCCATCCGGTCTTCACTTACATCAACAAAACCATCACCGACTTTGAAGCGCGCCCTATTCTGCAGGATATCATCGTAGAAGGTAAACTCGTATATGAATTGCCGTCGCTCCAAGAAGTAAAAGCATTCTCGGAAGCGCAGATGAGCGGCTTGTGGGATGAATACAAACGTATCCTGAATCCGGAAGACTATCCGGTCGACTTGTCACAGAAGACGTACGATCATAAGATGGCTACCATCAAAACCATCAAGAAGCAGATCAAGGAAGAAGCCGCATTATTGGAAAGCACTAAATAA
- a CDS encoding sugar transferase, which translates to MNQTGEWNKARKIIIGIIDMLLFIGSLLLSFYLKFGTNIPWVNFDAFQGSIAYVSVIFIIVNILFGTYIFYNKSISDFLFITVIGQFVLSLIIMALTFAGRWLAFPRSVILINFFVGTIVLFLFRVMVFKMYQRMSGSKRVMIVGMEKEVFAAVDNFTNTKSIRHVVTHVVLSDYYENILRHLEEIDIVYLASQIEESEKLKIYDLLTSREKKMFLNTSFENLIMVNPNMMNIEDESIIEVSPFRISAEDGLMKRIIDITVALIGIVITSPIMAVTAILVKRSSEGPVFYKQTRITKDGKEFEILKFRSMGVTAEKESGPVLATSNDVRVTKVGKYLRSLRIDELPQLFNVLLGDMSLVGPRPERPFFVDQFKELNPHYYLRHNVRAGITGYAQVYGKYASDFNSKLNFDLIYIKKYSLILDLKIMLQTVKILFDKVSSRGVDESERAILSEQEIEARGIRVIY; encoded by the coding sequence GTGAATCAAACAGGTGAATGGAATAAAGCCCGCAAAATTATCATCGGCATCATCGATATGCTGTTGTTCATCGGATCATTGCTGCTATCTTTTTATTTAAAATTCGGAACCAATATACCATGGGTAAACTTCGATGCCTTTCAGGGAAGCATTGCCTACGTCTCGGTGATCTTCATCATCGTCAATATCCTGTTCGGTACGTATATCTTTTATAACAAATCGATCAGTGACTTCTTGTTCATCACGGTCATCGGGCAGTTTGTCCTTTCGTTGATCATTATGGCGCTGACTTTTGCCGGGCGCTGGTTGGCATTCCCGCGGTCAGTCATTCTGATCAACTTTTTTGTGGGAACAATCGTGCTGTTCCTGTTCCGCGTCATGGTGTTCAAAATGTACCAACGCATGAGCGGAAGCAAACGGGTCATGATCGTCGGGATGGAAAAGGAAGTATTTGCGGCAGTCGATAACTTCACCAATACAAAAAGCATCCGCCATGTGGTGACGCATGTCGTGCTGTCGGATTATTACGAAAATATCCTGCGGCATCTGGAAGAAATCGACATCGTCTACTTAGCGAGTCAGATCGAAGAATCCGAAAAACTGAAGATATATGATCTGTTGACGAGCAGAGAGAAAAAAATGTTCCTGAATACCAGTTTTGAGAACCTGATCATGGTCAATCCGAATATGATGAATATCGAGGATGAGAGCATCATCGAAGTTTCGCCATTCCGTATCTCGGCAGAAGATGGTCTGATGAAACGGATCATCGATATCACGGTTGCGCTCATCGGCATCGTCATCACCTCGCCGATCATGGCCGTTACGGCCATCTTGGTGAAGAGAAGCTCAGAGGGTCCCGTGTTCTACAAGCAGACACGCATCACCAAAGATGGCAAAGAATTCGAAATTCTGAAGTTCCGCAGCATGGGTGTGACCGCCGAGAAAGAGTCAGGCCCGGTTTTGGCAACAAGCAATGATGTGCGCGTAACGAAAGTCGGCAAATATCTGCGCTCCCTGCGCATCGATGAGCTGCCGCAGTTGTTCAATGTGTTGCTGGGCGATATGTCTTTGGTCGGTCCCCGTCCGGAGCGTCCCTTCTTCGTGGATCAATTCAAGGAACTGAACCCGCATTATTATCTGCGCCACAACGTACGTGCCGGAATTACCGGATATGCGCAAGTTTATGGGAAATACGCTTCCGATTTCAACAGCAAGCTGAACTTCGATCTGATCTACATCAAGAAGTATTCCTTGATACTGGATCTGAAGATCATGCTGCAGACCGTCAAAATTTTGTTCGATAAAGTATCCTCCCGCGGAGTCGATGAAAGCGAACGGGCAATCTTGTCCGAGCAAGAAATTGAAGCACGCGGTATCAGAGTCATTTATTAA
- a CDS encoding argininosuccinate synthase, whose translation MAAKESIKKVVLAYSGGLDTSVIIPWLKENYNNCEVIAVVGDVGQGDDYSRLEEKAINCGASKLYVADLKKEFVEEFIWPTLQAGAKYEGQYLLGTSFARPIIAKRMVEIAHLENADAIVHGATGKGNDQVRFEVGIREFDPNITIIAPWREWELTSREDEFAYAAAHNVPLPITLETNYSKDKNLWHLSHEGLDLEMTANEPDYDKILEMCVTPEKAPDEATYVTLEFKKGIPVSLNGEAMDGITMIEKLNVIAGANGVGIIDIVENRLVGMKSRGVYETPAGTVLYHAHDKLEQLCLDKDTYQYKQLLANKYAELVYNGLWYTPLRKALGAFVDETQQNVEGFVKMKLYKGNITDAGVVSAKSLYSESFATFESDDVYNHTDAAGFIRLFGLPTSIRVMKEQAEGQATHEELKDLLK comes from the coding sequence ATGGCAGCAAAGGAATCAATCAAAAAAGTGGTTTTGGCTTACTCAGGTGGATTGGATACGTCCGTCATCATCCCTTGGCTAAAAGAGAATTACAACAACTGTGAAGTAATCGCCGTAGTAGGAGACGTAGGACAAGGTGATGACTACAGCCGATTGGAAGAAAAAGCGATCAACTGTGGCGCGTCGAAGTTGTATGTTGCAGACTTGAAGAAAGAATTCGTAGAAGAATTCATTTGGCCGACATTGCAAGCAGGCGCTAAGTACGAAGGACAATATTTATTGGGGACTTCTTTCGCCCGTCCGATCATTGCCAAAAGAATGGTAGAGATCGCGCACTTGGAAAATGCTGATGCAATCGTTCACGGTGCAACAGGGAAAGGGAACGACCAAGTCCGTTTTGAAGTCGGCATCAGAGAATTCGATCCGAACATCACGATCATCGCCCCTTGGAGAGAATGGGAACTGACTTCCAGAGAAGATGAATTTGCGTATGCTGCTGCACATAACGTGCCGCTTCCGATTACGTTGGAAACAAACTACTCAAAAGATAAAAACTTGTGGCATCTGTCCCATGAGGGCCTTGATCTGGAAATGACAGCCAACGAGCCTGACTACGATAAGATCCTGGAGATGTGCGTCACGCCTGAGAAAGCTCCGGACGAAGCGACCTATGTCACGTTGGAATTCAAAAAAGGCATCCCTGTCAGCCTGAACGGTGAAGCAATGGATGGCATCACCATGATCGAAAAATTGAACGTGATTGCAGGCGCGAACGGCGTCGGCATCATCGATATCGTGGAGAACCGCTTGGTAGGCATGAAATCAAGAGGCGTTTATGAAACGCCAGCCGGAACTGTGCTGTACCATGCCCATGACAAACTGGAACAACTTTGCTTGGACAAAGATACTTACCAATACAAACAATTGCTGGCCAACAAATATGCGGAGCTTGTTTACAACGGCTTGTGGTACACGCCATTGCGCAAAGCGTTGGGCGCGTTTGTGGACGAAACCCAACAGAATGTTGAAGGCTTCGTAAAAATGAAACTTTATAAAGGCAACATCACCGATGCTGGCGTAGTCAGCGCGAAATCGTTGTACAGCGAAAGCTTTGCGACCTTCGAAAGCGACGATGTATACAACCATACCGACGCAGCCGGCTTTATCCGTCTGTTCGGATTGCCTACATCGATCCGCGTCATGAAAGAGCAAGCTGAAGGGCAAGCGACACATGAAGAATTGAAAGACCTATTAAAATAA